TCGGCAAAATAGGATCCCATAAAGAAATTCGCCGCCGGTTGTTTGCGCAGCATGATGCCGTCGACCGCCGCCGTGTAGCTGAACTGGTCACTGGTAATGAAAAAATTCGAGTCTTCTTTGAACAGATCGGGTTTCCCCGCTTCCAAATAGGCTTGTTTGGTGATCTCCTGACAGACCGCCATCGTAATGGGGTCGCGATGGGGCACCAGCAGCTCCGTTTCATAGGCCGCCGTCTTTTTTGCCACGCGCCCGAGAATCACGGCCGCCGCGATCGTCGAGGGATCGCTCATATCATGCGCACCGGTCAGATAGAGGATCGGCTTGCCCAATTCGGTAGCGCGGCCGATGGCTTCATCCACCGCGTCGAGGCCTGGGATGCGACGAAGAAACATCTCACGCCGTTTGGCTTGCGCAATGGAAAAGAACACCACGCCGCCGAAGATCAGCGTCAACACAAGATTGTTCACCAAGTTCCAATTGAACCAGTTCGGAGCCGGCGTGGCTTGCAGAAGCGGCCCGACGATTCGCTCCTCTCCTTTGAGCAGCGCCACAGTCACCGTATAGACCGTCCCGTCTGTCAGTTCGACGGCCTTTCCGTTTCTGATAGTGAACTGATGCCAATTGCGTTCTGCCGTTCTGGTCCACCAGGCCCCCTTGGCGTCCTTCACCAGACGAGTCTGAGCCGGGAACTCGGCGACCACTTTCAATGCGGCCACATCCGTGACACCGGCCTCGCCGACCAACACCTGATAGCGGGCATCAGGACTCTCCAACGCGCTCGGCGCCCAGTTTACCGTCAGGCTTTGTCCCCCATCATTCGGCGTATCGAATACGGATAGATGAGCCGGAGCGGCCAACTGATCTTCCGCAAAAACACTGGCAGATGACAGGCCGCAGACCATTATCAATATCAGGATGTTCAAAAATCCCGCTGGTCTCACCCACCCAACCCCAGCGCGCCAAGACGCGCCGTGCCGCGAGTAAGACCGCAGCGAGTGAAGGGCCGTGGCACATCCACTGGGGTACGTTGAGGAGGCCTTCAAGGCGAGAACGCAGTTGGCGGACTTGTTCAGCATCCTGCTACGCCCCTTCGATCACTTCGATATTCGTTCGTGGAATGACGGCAACCTGCCCGTCCGGGAATCGTACTTCCAGCACTCGCGCGTCGCTTTCCGTGGGAATCTTCTGGAGATCGGTGGGCAGCGCCGAAACCTCTCCGATCTTGCCGAACAGCGGATCGCGAATGATGCGCACCGGATCGCCGATCCGAATGCCTTCACGTTGCGGTGCTGCCGCAGCTTCGATCCCTCCCGCACTGTCGGACTTCGCAATAATGATCTCGGGCCGGATGACACCGGCGCGAATTTGCGTGGCCCCTGAAACCGCCGCCTTCTCTCCGGCATGGGCGGAGAACAGCGCAAAGGTCTTCTGCGCCATCGGGATTGTGCCGAAGCCCTCCGTGAGAATCAGCGTGAACCCCACCTGCTCTGTCCCAGTGATGGCCACCCCCAGATCGTATCCCAGCAGGGCACGAAGATCCTTATCGTGAATCCCTCCGACCACTAATCCGGCGACGCCGATTTCCTTCGCCTTGGCCATCGTCTCGGCGGACAGAAACGAGCCGCCGACGACAATCTTTCCCTTCATGTCGGCCTTCAGATGAGCCGGAGTCAAGGCGTCATCCGGCTTCGCGACAGCAACCACCAAGACGCCGGAAGTTTCACCGCCGATGCCAAAGATCCCCTGGATCAGGCTGCACCGCGCCTCGACCGTCACGCCCTGGCGCGGATGCACTTCTACAATCGTCCCGTCCACATACGCCGATAATTCCAGCACACGCGGCGGCTCCCGGAGCAGCACTTGGCCCGTGATCGTCGAGAGCGATTCCACCGTTCCGGTGATCGGAGACTTGATCTCCGTTTTGAACCATTTAATCAGCGGCTTATTTTCGGCCAGAATTTCATCCTTCCGGACCGGCTCGCCTTCTTTCTTGATCAGATATTCTTTGATCTCGTCCGGCGCAACGCCAAGCTGATTCGCCAGATTCAACGGATACACTTTGCCCGGCAATTCGGCTCTGGCCACCGGTTGATTCGATTGCACGCGATCACCGACCGCGACGAGCACCGTGCCGGGCAACGGCAACTGCCGCCGCCGCCTGATGACGGTCTGCTCGGTGACGGTGAGCCCTGGTGTATATGAGTGCGCCATAACAGGTTACTGAAAAACCCTCTCCAGCTTCGTGCTCAATCGCTCTGCTCTCTCGACGGCCAGAACCGGTACGCCTCTCCTTGCGGCCTCGCCGGAGGATCGTTTGAGCAACCTGGGCAAACAAGACAACGGGATCACCCTAGGACCTCGGATACAGATCCACGGCCTTGAACCATTTCGTCAGCGCCGCGACGCGCGCCGATTGATCGGCCGGTAGCTGTAGCGGCCGGCCGCGGCCGTCCAGCAAGAGCCCGACGACACCACCCTGCACCTCACGGCTGACCGGCACGCCGGCGCCCTGCCCCAGATTCACGGTTTTCGCCGGTTGCATCGTCACCTTGGCCTGCTGGTTTAATCCAAGCGGAAACAGTCGCAACTCGCCCATCTTCAACTGATCCTTGACAATACTCCCGTCTGGAAACGTGACCTCGTAATCCGCCAGCCGCTCGCCGTCTTTCAGCTGCCCGATCGGCGCGACACAGGTGCCGAGATAGACCATGCAATCGCGCACGAAGACATCCGTCGCCGCCTTCTCATTGATCGTCGACAGCACGCCCAGATGCGGCATCATGAAAATGCTGTCCACGGAGAGCAGGGTAAACCCAAGCGGCTCATAGGCATCCACCATCATCAGCATCGACTGGATGCGCCGCGGGGCATGCGACAAAATCCCGCCGCTCCCGACGATCAGATCCAGCTTCAGCATATCGACGAGGCTCTTGCCGGAGGCCTGCTGCTCGAACGCGTCGGAGATCGTCCGTTCCTGTTGGATCCCCTTGAGACCCGTCGCGAGCGACTTATGATGAATGAGCGCCAGCCGCAGCGCTTCCCGCGCAATGGCCTGCTCGATCTGCAATTCGTCGAGCGTCTGCGGAATCGTCGTGGGCCGGACCATCTTGTTCTTAATGCGATTGCGGAGCGTCTGTTCGTCAATATCAAACGGCACCCAGCGCATGATATTCGCCAGCCCCGCTTCCGCCAGCACATTGGAAATACTGTAGGACATTCCAAGATTGGCGCTGACCGTCCGGTTGAACACACTGTCGAATACCGAAAACACGTCGGTCGTCGCGCCGCCGATATCGACGCCGATCAGATTCAGATGCTCCCGCTTGGCGATGGTTTCCATGATGAGGCCGACCGCCGCCGGCGTCGGCATGATCGGCGCGCCCGCCATCTCGATGAGATTCTTATAGCCCGGCGCCTGAGCCATGACGTGTTCTAGAAATAGATCGTGAATCTTGTGTCTGGCCGGTGCAAGATTTTCCCGCTCCAGCACAGGCCTGATGTTCTCGGCGATCACCAGCGCAGTTTTCTGCTCCAGCGTGTTCGCCACCTGTTTGCGCGCCTCTTTATTCCCGGCATAGACCAGCGGCAATTTATACGTACTCCCAAAACGCGGGCGGGGGTCCGCCGCAGCGACATACTCCGCCATCTCGACGACGTGCGTGACGGCCCCGCCGTCCGTGCCGCCCGACATCAGGATCATGTCGGGACGGAGCGTGCGGATCCGTTCGATCTTTTCGTGGGGCAGCCGGCCGTCATTCGACGCCAATACGTCGATCACAATCGCGCCGGCGCCTAGCGCGGCTCGCTGCGCACTCTCGCCCGTCATGTTCTGTACGACACCCGTCACCATCATCTGCAATCCGCCCCCGGCACTGCTGGTCGAGATGTAGATATCGACGCCGGTCTTGGCATCGCGGGAAGGCGTGAGGATCTTCTCGCCATTGAGAATCTTGCGGCCCGACAGTTCTTCAATTTCGGCAATGGCGTTCAAGACCCCGCGCGTCACGTCTTCGAACGGCGCTTCAACGGTCGTCGGCGCTTCGCCGCGAAACGTCTGGCGGTACTCGTCGCCGACTTTTTCTATGAGGATAGCTTTGGTGGTCGTGCTGCCACAGTCCGTGGCAACAATGACGTTCAACGGATGGTCGAACTTCGGCTTCTCAGAGGAAGGAATCGATGCGCTCATCGAGCCGCCGCTCCCTGAGGAGTTGACGCCACCTCGATCAAGGCAACGAGACGAACGGTCGTATCCCGGCGCTCAAGCAGCGCCGCGACTTGCGATACTTCATGCGCGCTGAACGCGAGTTCGATAATAGGCGCGAAGAAATGCATCGCCTGGCT
This window of the Nitrospira lenta genome carries:
- a CDS encoding DUF6754 domain-containing protein, with the protein product MAAPAHLSVFDTPNDGGQSLTVNWAPSALESPDARYQVLVGEAGVTDVAALKVVAEFPAQTRLVKDAKGAWWTRTAERNWHQFTIRNGKAVELTDGTVYTVTVALLKGEERIVGPLLQATPAPNWFNWNLVNNLVLTLIFGGVVFFSIAQAKRREMFLRRIPGLDAVDEAIGRATELGKPILYLTGAHDMSDPSTIAAAVILGRVAKKTAAYETELLVPHRDPITMAVCQEITKQAYLEAGKPDLFKEDSNFFITSDQFSYTAAVDGIMLRKQPAANFFMGSYFAEALLLTETGASTGAIQIAGTDSDHQLPFFVTTCDYTLIGEELYAASAYLSREPVQLGTLRGQDIGKAMILSVIAIGVLLATVGVATQAAWPQYALDFFKDVK
- a CDS encoding glutamate mutase L; the protein is MSASIPSSEKPKFDHPLNVIVATDCGSTTTKAILIEKVGDEYRQTFRGEAPTTVEAPFEDVTRGVLNAIAEIEELSGRKILNGEKILTPSRDAKTGVDIYISTSSAGGGLQMMVTGVVQNMTGESAQRAALGAGAIVIDVLASNDGRLPHEKIERIRTLRPDMILMSGGTDGGAVTHVVEMAEYVAAADPRPRFGSTYKLPLVYAGNKEARKQVANTLEQKTALVIAENIRPVLERENLAPARHKIHDLFLEHVMAQAPGYKNLIEMAGAPIMPTPAAVGLIMETIAKREHLNLIGVDIGGATTDVFSVFDSVFNRTVSANLGMSYSISNVLAEAGLANIMRWVPFDIDEQTLRNRIKNKMVRPTTIPQTLDELQIEQAIAREALRLALIHHKSLATGLKGIQQERTISDAFEQQASGKSLVDMLKLDLIVGSGGILSHAPRRIQSMLMMVDAYEPLGFTLLSVDSIFMMPHLGVLSTINEKAATDVFVRDCMVYLGTCVAPIGQLKDGERLADYEVTFPDGSIVKDQLKMGELRLFPLGLNQQAKVTMQPAKTVNLGQGAGVPVSREVQGGVVGLLLDGRGRPLQLPADQSARVAALTKWFKAVDLYPRS